In one Streptomyces sp. NBC_01288 genomic region, the following are encoded:
- the glgP gene encoding alpha-glucan family phosphorylase, whose amino-acid sequence MKAIRRFTVRPVLPEPLRPLSDLARNLRWSWHADTRDLFQSVDPERWAASERDPVRLLGSVSAERLAELAEDGRFLRRLTEVAGDLADYVGGDRWYQTQGGELPAAVAYFSPEFGVTAALPQYSGGLGILAGDHLKSASDLGVPLIGVGLLYRHGYFRQSLSRDGWQQEHYPVLDPNELPVALLREEDGSPAQVSLALPGGRSLRARIWLAQVGRVPLLMLDSDVEENDVGERGVTDVLYGGGSEHRLLQEMLLGIGGVRAVRTYCRLAGHPEPEVFHTNEGHAGFLGLERIAELCDAGLDFDAGLEAVRAGTVFTTHTPVPAGIDRFDRELVARHFGSEAELPRLDVQHILSLGMETYPGGEPNLFNMAVMGLRLGQRANGVSLLHGQVSREMFSGLWPGFDAEEVPITSVTNGVHAPTWVAPEVFRLGARQIGAQRTEDALTVGGSDRWDAVAEIPDQDIWELRRDLREQLVVEVRERLRASWRQRGAGSAELGWIDGVLDPDVLTIGFARRVPSYKRLTLMLRDRDRLMDLLLHPDHPIQIVVAGKAHPADDGGKRLVQELVKFADDPRVRHRIVFLPDYGMAMAQKLYPGCDIWLNNPLRPLEACGTSGMKAALNGCLNLSVLDGWWDEWFQPDFGWAIPTADGTGTDPDHRDDVEAAALYDLLEQRVTPRFYERGQDGLPDRWIEMVRQTLTLLGPKVLAGRMVREYVERLYGPAAHAHRAMTPDAARELAAWKGRVRAAWHGVTVDHVETAAATATAELGTTLNLRVRVGLAGLAPDDVEVQAVSGRVDPEDRIGDATTVPLKPAGGPDAEGHWLYEGPLALDRTGPYGYTVRILPAHRLLASGAELGLVAVPSEDGVEGAGVLMR is encoded by the coding sequence GTGAAGGCGATCCGTCGATTCACCGTCCGTCCCGTTCTCCCCGAACCCCTCCGACCTCTCAGTGATCTGGCGCGCAATCTGCGCTGGTCCTGGCACGCCGACACCCGTGATCTCTTCCAGTCCGTCGATCCCGAGCGCTGGGCCGCCTCGGAACGCGATCCCGTACGACTCCTCGGCAGCGTCTCCGCCGAGCGGCTCGCGGAGCTGGCCGAGGACGGCCGTTTCCTGCGCCGGCTCACCGAGGTCGCGGGCGACCTCGCCGACTACGTGGGCGGTGACCGCTGGTACCAGACCCAGGGCGGTGAACTGCCCGCCGCCGTCGCCTACTTCTCACCCGAGTTCGGCGTGACGGCCGCCCTGCCGCAGTACTCCGGCGGCCTCGGCATCCTCGCCGGCGACCATCTCAAATCGGCCAGCGACCTCGGCGTACCGCTGATCGGCGTCGGGCTCCTCTACCGGCACGGCTACTTCCGTCAGTCGTTGTCCCGGGACGGCTGGCAGCAGGAGCACTATCCGGTCCTCGACCCCAACGAACTCCCGGTCGCGCTGCTGCGGGAGGAGGACGGCTCCCCGGCCCAGGTCTCCCTGGCGCTGCCCGGCGGGCGTTCGCTGCGCGCCCGGATCTGGCTCGCGCAGGTCGGCCGGGTGCCGCTGCTGATGCTGGACTCGGACGTCGAGGAGAACGACGTCGGCGAGCGCGGTGTGACCGATGTCCTCTACGGCGGCGGCAGCGAACACCGGCTGCTCCAGGAGATGTTGCTCGGCATAGGGGGTGTGCGGGCGGTACGGACGTACTGCCGCCTCGCCGGTCACCCCGAGCCCGAGGTGTTCCACACGAACGAGGGACACGCGGGCTTCCTCGGCCTGGAGCGGATCGCCGAACTCTGCGACGCGGGGCTGGACTTCGACGCCGGCCTGGAGGCGGTGCGGGCCGGCACGGTCTTCACCACGCACACGCCCGTACCGGCCGGAATCGACCGTTTCGACCGGGAGTTGGTGGCCCGGCACTTCGGTTCCGAGGCCGAACTCCCGCGCCTGGACGTCCAGCACATCCTGAGCCTCGGCATGGAGACCTACCCCGGCGGCGAACCCAACCTCTTCAACATGGCCGTGATGGGCCTGCGGCTGGGTCAACGGGCCAATGGCGTCTCCCTGTTGCACGGTCAGGTCAGCCGCGAGATGTTCTCCGGTCTCTGGCCGGGGTTCGACGCCGAGGAGGTGCCGATCACCTCCGTGACCAACGGGGTGCACGCGCCGACCTGGGTCGCCCCCGAGGTGTTCCGGCTGGGCGCGCGGCAGATCGGCGCCCAGCGCACCGAGGACGCGCTGACGGTGGGCGGTTCGGACCGCTGGGACGCGGTCGCGGAGATCCCGGACCAGGACATCTGGGAGCTGCGCCGCGATCTGCGCGAGCAGTTGGTGGTGGAGGTACGGGAACGGCTCCGCGCGTCCTGGCGTCAACGCGGCGCCGGATCGGCCGAGTTGGGGTGGATCGACGGCGTCCTGGACCCCGACGTCCTCACGATCGGATTCGCGCGCCGCGTCCCGTCGTACAAACGCCTGACGCTGATGCTGCGCGACCGGGACCGGCTGATGGACCTCCTCCTGCACCCGGACCACCCGATCCAGATCGTGGTGGCGGGCAAGGCGCACCCGGCGGACGACGGGGGCAAGCGGCTGGTGCAGGAGCTGGTGAAGTTCGCGGACGACCCGCGCGTCCGGCACCGGATCGTCTTCCTGCCCGACTACGGCATGGCGATGGCGCAGAAGCTGTACCCCGGCTGCGACATCTGGCTCAACAACCCGCTGCGCCCGTTGGAGGCGTGCGGCACGAGCGGGATGAAGGCCGCCCTGAACGGCTGCCTCAACCTCTCGGTGCTGGACGGCTGGTGGGACGAGTGGTTCCAGCCCGACTTCGGCTGGGCGATCCCCACGGCGGACGGCACGGGCACGGACCCCGACCACCGGGACGATGTGGAGGCCGCGGCCCTCTACGACCTCCTGGAGCAACGTGTCACCCCGCGGTTCTACGAGCGCGGGCAGGACGGGTTGCCCGATCGCTGGATCGAGATGGTCCGGCAGACGTTGACGTTGCTGGGTCCGAAGGTGCTTGCCGGGCGGATGGTCCGGGAGTACGTGGAGCGGTTGTACGGTCCGGCCGCGCACGCCCATCGCGCGATGACCCCGGACGCGGCTCGTGAACTCGCCGCCTGGAAGGGGCGGGTGCGGGCTGCCTGGCACGGGGTGACCGTCGATCACGTGGAGACGGCTGCGGCTACGGCCACCGCGGAGCTCGGTACGACGCTGAATCTCCGGGTGCGGGTGGGGTTGGCGGGGCTTGCTCCGGACGATGTGGAGGTGCAGGCGGTTTCGGGGCGGGTGGATCCGGAGGACCGGATCGGGGACGCGACTACGGTGCCCTTGAAGCCGGCGGGGGGTCCGGATGCGGAGGGGCACTGGTTGTACGAGGGGCCGCTTGCCCTTGATCGGACCGGGCCCTATGGGTACACGGTCCGGATTCTGCCTGCGCACCGACTGCTGGCGTCCGGTGCGGAGTTGGGGCTTGTGGCGGTGCCTTCGGAGGATGGGGTGGAGGGTGCGGGGGTGTTGATGCGGTAG
- a CDS encoding M4 family metallopeptidase: MRSNSSRRRTSHIVAAVGVTALLAAAVQAGATSSAAPANPLASKGNPAHMALSLSPSQRAELLRDASTARTSTAKDIGLGAKEALVVRDVIKDADGTVHTRYERTYGGLPVLGGDLVVDTAKSGATERVVKATNATIAVADLTPSVTTGAAEKQAVSRAKALGSTKSAADSARKVIWAASGKPVLAYETVVGGLQDDGTPNELHVITDAATGKKLYEYQGIENATGTGNTQYSGSVPLTTTQSGSNYTLTDGDRGGHKTYNLNHGTSGTGTLFSQTSNTWGNSTTSNAATAGADAHYGAAETWDFYKNTFGRSGIKNNGVGAYSRVHYGNSYVNAFWDDGCFCMTYGDGSGNADPLTALDVAGHEMSHGVTSNTAGLNYSGESGGLNEATSDIFGTGVEFYANNSTDVGDYLIGEKIDINGDGTPLRYMDKPSKDGGSADSWYSGVGNLDVHYSSGIANHFFYLLSEGSGAKVINGVSYNSPTSDGLPVTGIGRDKALQIWYRALTTKFTSTTNYAAARTGTLAAAGELYGTTGAEYKAVQDAWAAVAVGARSGGGGGTGTSFENTADVSIPDNGAAVTSSVTVSGRTGNAPTNLAVAVDIVHTWRGDLVIDLVAPDGSTYRLKNSSSSDSADNVQATYTVNASSEVANGVWKLKVQDVAAQDTGYINSWKLTFP; encoded by the coding sequence TTGAGAAGCAATTCCTCGCGCAGACGCACCTCCCACATAGTCGCCGCAGTCGGCGTCACCGCTCTGCTCGCCGCGGCCGTCCAGGCCGGCGCGACCTCCTCCGCCGCTCCGGCCAACCCCCTTGCCAGCAAGGGGAATCCGGCGCACATGGCCCTCTCACTCTCCCCCTCGCAGCGCGCCGAGCTGCTCCGCGACGCCTCGACGGCGCGGACCTCGACGGCCAAGGACATCGGCCTCGGCGCCAAGGAGGCGCTCGTCGTCCGTGACGTCATCAAGGACGCCGACGGCACGGTCCACACCCGCTACGAGCGCACCTACGGCGGACTTCCGGTGCTCGGCGGCGACCTGGTCGTCGACACCGCCAAGTCCGGTGCCACCGAGCGCGTCGTCAAAGCGACCAACGCCACCATCGCGGTCGCCGACCTCACCCCGAGCGTCACAACCGGCGCCGCCGAGAAGCAGGCCGTCTCCCGCGCCAAGGCCCTCGGCTCCACCAAGTCGGCCGCCGACTCCGCCCGCAAGGTGATCTGGGCGGCGAGCGGCAAGCCGGTGCTGGCGTACGAGACGGTCGTCGGCGGCCTCCAGGACGACGGCACCCCGAACGAACTCCACGTCATCACCGACGCGGCCACCGGCAAGAAGCTCTACGAGTACCAGGGCATCGAGAACGCCACCGGCACCGGCAACACCCAGTACAGCGGTTCGGTCCCACTGACCACCACCCAGTCGGGCTCGAACTACACCCTGACCGACGGCGACCGCGGCGGCCACAAGACGTACAACCTGAACCATGGGACGTCCGGCACCGGCACGCTGTTCTCGCAGACCAGCAACACCTGGGGCAACAGCACCACGTCGAACGCGGCGACGGCCGGCGCGGACGCGCACTACGGCGCCGCGGAGACCTGGGACTTCTACAAGAACACGTTCGGCCGCAGCGGCATCAAGAACAACGGCGTCGGCGCCTACTCCCGTGTCCACTACGGGAATTCGTACGTCAACGCGTTCTGGGACGACGGCTGCTTCTGCATGACGTACGGCGACGGTTCCGGCAACGCGGACCCGCTGACCGCCCTCGACGTGGCGGGGCACGAGATGAGCCACGGCGTCACCTCCAACACCGCCGGGCTCAACTACTCCGGTGAATCGGGCGGGTTGAACGAGGCGACCTCCGACATCTTCGGCACCGGCGTGGAGTTCTACGCCAACAACTCGACCGACGTGGGCGACTACCTCATCGGCGAGAAGATCGACATCAACGGCGACGGCACGCCGCTGCGTTACATGGACAAGCCGAGCAAGGACGGCGGCTCGGCGGACAGTTGGTACTCGGGGGTCGGCAACCTCGACGTGCACTACTCGTCGGGCATCGCCAACCACTTCTTCTACCTGCTGAGCGAGGGCAGCGGCGCCAAGGTCATCAACGGCGTCAGTTACAACTCGCCCACCTCGGACGGGCTTCCGGTCACCGGCATCGGCCGGGACAAGGCACTCCAGATCTGGTACCGCGCGCTCACCACGAAGTTCACGTCCACCACCAACTACGCGGCGGCCCGCACCGGGACGCTCGCGGCGGCCGGTGAGCTGTACGGCACGACGGGCGCCGAGTACAAGGCGGTGCAGGACGCGTGGGCGGCCGTCGCGGTCGGTGCGCGCTCCGGGGGCGGCGGGGGTACCGGTACGTCGTTCGAGAACACGGCCGACGTGTCGATTCCGGACAACGGGGCGGCAGTTACCTCGTCGGTCACCGTGTCCGGGCGGACGGGCAACGCGCCCACGAACCTCGCGGTCGCGGTCGACATCGTGCACACCTGGCGCGGTGACCTGGTGATCGACCTGGTCGCTCCGGACGGGTCGACGTACCGCCTGAAGAACTCCAGCTCGTCCGACTCGGCGGACAACGTGCAGGCGACCTACACGGTCAACGCGTCCTCCGAAGTCGCCAACGGCGTCTGGAAGTTGAAGGTCCAGGACGTGGCGGCACAGGACACCGGCTACATCAACAGCTGGAAGCTTACGTTCCCGTAA
- a CDS encoding M4 family metallopeptidase — translation MTPLYARHKRTTLAIATAVAAGALLATGVSTGASAQPAAAKPAPLAAAPQLLSNSARVALVQEKQAAAPETAQQIGLGTKEKLVVKDVVKDVDGTLHTRYERTYAGLPVLGGDLVVHTAPSGKTEGVTKAHAAAIKVATVTPKISTAKAEKQALTIAKAAGSDKTAADGARKVIWAGGATPVLAYETIVGGFQDDGTPNQLHVITDAATGKKLFEYQGIENATGTGKTLYSGTVSLTTSLSGTTYSLTDASRGSHKTYNLKHGTSGTGTLFTNTTNTWGTGAASSSTTDVTAAADAAYGAQETWDFYKDTFGRSGIKNNGVGAYSRVHYGSSYVNAFWDDSCFCMTYGDGSSNTHPLTSLDVAGHEMSHGVTSNTAGLNYSGESGGLNEATSDIFGTGVEFYANNSSDVGDYLIGEKININGDGTPLRYMDQPSKDGGSANYWSSSVGNLDVHYSSGVANHFFYLLSEGSGSKTINGVAYNSPTSNGATLAGIGRAKALQIWYKALTTYFTSTTKYAGARTGTLSAAAALYGSSSAEYAAVAATWTAVNVS, via the coding sequence GTGACCCCCCTCTACGCGCGTCACAAGCGCACCACCCTGGCCATCGCCACCGCGGTTGCCGCCGGCGCCCTGCTCGCCACCGGTGTCTCCACCGGTGCCTCCGCCCAGCCCGCCGCGGCCAAGCCGGCGCCCCTCGCCGCCGCCCCGCAGCTCCTCTCCAACTCCGCGCGCGTCGCGCTGGTCCAGGAGAAGCAGGCCGCCGCGCCCGAGACGGCCCAGCAGATAGGCCTCGGCACCAAGGAGAAGCTGGTCGTCAAGGACGTCGTCAAGGACGTCGACGGCACGCTCCACACCCGCTACGAGCGCACCTACGCGGGCCTCCCGGTCCTCGGTGGCGACCTGGTCGTCCACACCGCGCCGTCGGGCAAGACCGAGGGTGTCACCAAGGCGCACGCCGCGGCCATCAAGGTCGCCACCGTCACGCCGAAGATCTCCACCGCCAAGGCCGAGAAGCAGGCGCTGACCATCGCCAAGGCGGCCGGCTCGGACAAGACCGCCGCCGACGGTGCCCGCAAGGTCATCTGGGCCGGTGGCGCCACCCCCGTCCTCGCCTACGAGACGATCGTCGGCGGCTTCCAGGACGACGGCACCCCCAACCAGCTGCACGTCATCACCGACGCGGCCACCGGCAAGAAGCTCTTCGAGTACCAGGGCATCGAGAACGCCACCGGCACCGGCAAGACGCTGTACTCGGGCACCGTCAGCCTCACCACCTCGCTGTCGGGCACGACGTACTCGCTGACCGACGCCTCGCGCGGCAGCCACAAGACGTACAACCTGAAGCACGGGACGTCCGGCACCGGCACTCTCTTCACCAACACCACCAACACGTGGGGCACCGGCGCCGCGTCCAGCTCCACCACGGACGTGACCGCCGCCGCGGACGCCGCCTACGGCGCCCAGGAGACGTGGGACTTCTACAAGGACACGTTCGGCCGCAGCGGCATCAAGAACAACGGTGTCGGCGCCTACTCCCGTGTCCACTACGGCAGTTCGTACGTGAACGCGTTCTGGGACGACAGCTGCTTCTGCATGACGTACGGCGACGGGTCGAGCAACACCCACCCGCTGACCTCGCTGGACGTGGCCGGCCACGAGATGAGCCACGGCGTCACCTCCAACACCGCGGGCCTGAACTACTCGGGCGAGTCCGGCGGCCTGAACGAGGCGACCTCGGACATCTTCGGAACCGGCGTCGAGTTCTACGCCAACAACAGCTCCGACGTCGGCGACTACCTCATCGGCGAGAAGATCAACATCAACGGCGACGGCACCCCGCTGCGCTACATGGACCAGCCCAGCAAGGACGGCGGCTCCGCCAACTACTGGTCCTCCTCGGTCGGCAACCTCGACGTGCACTACTCGTCGGGCGTCGCCAACCACTTCTTCTACCTGCTGTCCGAGGGCAGCGGTTCGAAGACGATCAACGGGGTGGCCTACAACTCCCCGACGTCCAACGGCGCCACGCTCGCCGGCATCGGCCGCGCCAAGGCGCTGCAGATCTGGTACAAGGCCCTGACGACGTACTTCACGTCGACCACCAAGTACGCGGGCGCCCGCACCGGCACCCTGAGCGCGGCGGCCGCGCTCTACGGCTCCAGCTCCGCCGAGTACGCCGCGGTGGCGGCCACCTGGACGGCCGTCAACGTCAGCTGA
- a CDS encoding DUF1990 family protein — protein MSFTYDDVGATRERGFCPPGFHPLYVRTRIGEGEKVFRRAAEAVLTWEMHREMGVGIEASAEKAAPGVDVTVTLAGLIKGPCRIVWTVEEHRRAGWAYGTLPGHPECGEEAFVVDRTGDGTVWLTVSAFSRGAKWYARLGGPATRGLQHAYARRIGSTLRQMCAPYSEV, from the coding sequence ATGTCCTTCACGTACGACGACGTCGGCGCGACCCGCGAACGCGGCTTCTGCCCCCCGGGCTTCCACCCCCTGTATGTGCGCACCCGGATCGGCGAGGGCGAGAAGGTCTTCCGCCGAGCCGCCGAAGCGGTCCTGACCTGGGAAATGCACCGCGAGATGGGCGTCGGCATCGAGGCGAGCGCCGAAAAAGCGGCCCCCGGCGTAGACGTAACGGTCACCCTCGCCGGCCTCATCAAGGGCCCCTGCCGCATCGTCTGGACGGTAGAGGAACACCGCAGAGCCGGCTGGGCCTACGGCACCCTCCCCGGCCACCCCGAATGCGGCGAGGAAGCCTTCGTCGTCGACCGCACAGGCGACGGCACAGTCTGGCTGACAGTCTCCGCCTTCAGCCGAGGCGCCAAGTGGTACGCCCGCCTGGGCGGCCCGGCAACGAGGGGCTTGCAACACGCGTACGCGCGAAGGATCGGCAGCACGCTGCGCCAGATGTGCGCGCCGTATTCGGAGGTGTAG
- a CDS encoding ammonium transporter, with the protein MIPYPNWLDAGDNAWQLVAATLVGLMSIPGIAILYGGLVQRKWVVNTMFMAFTGFSLVLVGWVLWEFKMGFGEPLDSHWPGILGAFVGRPGAIVGSASEQQQAWIPLVNGNDLMPSFHFSQSTLAYFHFAFAAITPLLFMGSVVGRMNIRAWFLFVPLWSTLVYTVNAFLLWGGGWWAAKGALDYSGGYVIHLAAGTSGFVAAAVIGPRLARDRAHGVPNNLPMVAVGAGILWLGWNGFNGGDMYFGGHNAALAVLNTNLCTAVALLVWVFWDMFVGPQRKPTFLGGINGMIVGLVAITPAAGFVTGIGAIYIGIIASSIVWLAWNYLSKVPPFNKVDDALGVVYTHGIAGLAGGMLVGIFADPAVAVYLNKDGTTAWSTSGWLYGNVDQLWKQAGSAGTVILYDAVMTFLILKAIGLFVKLRASDEVLEAGDIAVHDEEAYPAESAVASAVASVSVSEPVAAVAPAPVAEKTREPDSA; encoded by the coding sequence GTGATTCCTTATCCCAACTGGCTGGACGCGGGCGACAACGCCTGGCAGCTCGTCGCGGCGACACTCGTCGGCCTGATGAGCATCCCCGGCATCGCGATCCTCTACGGAGGCCTGGTCCAGCGCAAATGGGTCGTGAACACCATGTTCATGGCCTTCACCGGCTTCTCGCTGGTCCTGGTCGGCTGGGTCCTCTGGGAGTTCAAGATGGGGTTCGGCGAACCCCTGGACTCCCACTGGCCCGGCATCCTCGGCGCGTTCGTCGGCCGGCCCGGCGCGATCGTCGGTTCGGCGAGCGAACAACAACAGGCGTGGATACCGCTCGTCAACGGCAACGACCTGATGCCGAGCTTCCACTTCTCGCAGTCCACGCTCGCCTACTTCCACTTCGCGTTCGCGGCGATCACGCCTCTGTTGTTCATGGGCAGCGTGGTCGGCCGAATGAACATCCGCGCATGGTTCCTGTTCGTGCCGCTGTGGTCGACGCTGGTCTACACGGTCAACGCCTTCCTGCTGTGGGGCGGCGGCTGGTGGGCGGCCAAGGGCGCGCTCGACTACTCCGGCGGTTACGTCATCCACCTGGCCGCGGGCACGTCGGGCTTCGTCGCGGCGGCGGTGATCGGACCACGCCTGGCCCGCGACCGCGCCCACGGCGTGCCCAACAACCTCCCCATGGTCGCCGTCGGCGCGGGCATCCTCTGGCTCGGCTGGAACGGCTTCAACGGCGGCGACATGTACTTCGGCGGTCACAACGCCGCCCTCGCGGTCCTCAACACCAATCTCTGTACGGCAGTTGCCCTACTCGTCTGGGTGTTCTGGGACATGTTCGTCGGACCGCAGCGCAAGCCGACCTTCCTCGGCGGCATCAACGGCATGATCGTCGGCCTGGTGGCGATCACCCCGGCGGCCGGCTTCGTCACCGGGATCGGCGCGATCTACATCGGCATCATCGCGTCGTCCATCGTCTGGCTGGCCTGGAACTACCTGTCCAAGGTCCCGCCGTTCAACAAGGTCGACGACGCGCTCGGCGTCGTCTACACCCACGGCATCGCGGGCCTCGCCGGCGGCATGCTCGTCGGCATCTTCGCCGACCCGGCGGTCGCGGTGTACCTCAACAAGGACGGCACCACGGCCTGGTCCACCAGCGGTTGGCTCTACGGCAACGTCGACCAGCTGTGGAAACAGGCGGGTTCGGCCGGCACGGTCATCCTCTACGACGCCGTGATGACCTTCCTCATCCTCAAGGCGATCGGCCTGTTCGTGAAACTCCGGGCGTCGGACGAGGTGTTGGAGGCCGGCGACATCGCGGTCCACGACGAGGAGGCGTACCCGGCGGAGTCGGCGGTGGCGTCGGCGGTGGCGTCGGTCTCCGTGTCCGAACCGGTGGCGGCGGTGGCACCGGCACCGGTCGCGGAGAAGACCAGGGAACCGGACTCGGCCTGA
- a CDS encoding S8 family peptidase — protein MARTRTRRLRRAGGLTAVITAAVVSAITLPAHAAPEGTILGAGEPGSVSGSYLVTLKGGTKAPSAAGKDLATKYGAKISHTYGTALNGYAIKANERQARLLAADARVASVAQDTRVTLDGSSRGAANRVQRNPPSWGLDRLDQPSLPLSKSYTSPVSGGSGATVYVIDTGIRITHKDFGGRASYGWDFVDDDATAQDGNGHGTHVAGTIAGTTYGVAKKAKVVAVRVLDNAGAGTTSQVIAGIDWVTRHAHKPAVANLSLGGIHSAQLDTAVRNSIASGVTYTVAAGNDGLRAGLYSPADVKEAITVGATDRTDARAAFSNFGPAVDLFAPGVSITSASYASDTGKATFSGTSMASPHAAGAAAVYLAGHPRATPAQVSAALVAGAVSGKVSGAGIGSPDKLLQVPRS, from the coding sequence ATGGCACGGACGCGCACGCGGCGTCTGCGTCGGGCGGGGGGTCTGACCGCGGTCATCACGGCCGCGGTCGTTTCGGCCATCACCCTGCCCGCGCACGCCGCACCGGAGGGGACCATACTCGGCGCCGGTGAACCCGGTTCCGTCAGCGGTAGCTACCTGGTGACGTTGAAAGGGGGGACGAAGGCTCCGTCGGCCGCCGGAAAGGACCTGGCCACGAAGTACGGGGCGAAAATAAGCCACACCTACGGCACGGCCCTCAACGGCTACGCCATCAAGGCCAACGAGAGACAGGCGAGACTCCTCGCGGCGGACGCGCGGGTCGCCTCGGTCGCCCAGGACACCCGCGTCACCCTGGACGGCAGCAGCCGTGGCGCCGCGAACCGTGTCCAGCGCAATCCGCCGTCCTGGGGCCTGGACCGGCTCGACCAGCCGAGCCTGCCGCTGAGCAAGAGCTACACCTCGCCGGTGTCCGGGGGCAGCGGGGCGACGGTGTACGTGATCGACACCGGCATCCGGATCACCCACAAGGACTTCGGCGGCCGGGCGAGCTACGGCTGGGACTTCGTCGACGACGACGCCACCGCCCAGGACGGCAACGGCCACGGCACCCATGTCGCCGGCACGATCGCCGGCACCACGTACGGCGTCGCCAAGAAGGCCAAGGTCGTCGCCGTACGCGTCCTCGACAACGCCGGAGCGGGTACGACCTCGCAGGTCATCGCCGGTATCGACTGGGTCACCCGGCACGCGCACAAGCCCGCGGTCGCCAACCTCAGCCTCGGCGGCATCCACAGCGCCCAGCTGGACACGGCCGTACGCAACTCGATCGCCTCCGGTGTCACGTACACGGTCGCGGCGGGCAACGACGGGCTGCGGGCCGGCCTGTACTCCCCCGCGGACGTCAAGGAGGCCATCACGGTCGGCGCCACCGACAGGACCGACGCCCGGGCCGCCTTCTCGAACTTCGGCCCGGCCGTCGACCTGTTCGCCCCGGGCGTCTCGATCACCTCCGCGTCGTACGCGAGCGACACGGGGAAGGCGACCTTCTCCGGTACGTCGATGGCGTCCCCCCACGCGGCAGGCGCGGCGGCCGTCTATCTCGCCGGTCACCCGCGTGCCACCCCGGCACAGGTCTCCGCCGCACTCGTCGCGGGGGCCGTTTCCGGGAAGGTGTCCGGCGCGGGGATCGGTTCGCCGGACAAACTTCTGCAAGTACCGCGGTCGTAG